A single Clostridium sp. AN503 DNA region contains:
- the gdhA gene encoding NADP-specific glutamate dehydrogenase: MSYVDEIYAKVVEQNPGEAEFHQAVKEVLDSLKLVIDANEEKYRKMALLERIVEPERIISFRVPWVDDNGQVQVNKGYRVQFNSAIGPYKGGLRLHPSVNQGILKFLGFEQVFKNSLTGLPIGGGKGGSNFDPKGKSDREVMAFCQSFMTELFKYIGADQDVPAGDIGVGAREIGYLYGQYKRLTGLYEGVLTGKGLNYGGSLVRTQATGYGLVYILDEMLKHNGKELAGKTVVISGSGNVAIYATEKAQQLGAKVVALSDSNGYIYDKDGINLDVVKEIKEVRRGRIKEYVDAVPGAVYTDGRGIWTVPCDIALPCATQNELNLDDAKTLKANGCFAVAEGANMPTTREATEFIQANGMLFMPGKAANAGGVATSALEMSQNSQRLSWTAEEVDAKLKGIMGNIFAKADDAARRYGVEGNYVAGANIAGFEKVVDAMMAQGVV, from the coding sequence ATGTCTTATGTTGACGAGATCTATGCAAAAGTAGTAGAGCAGAATCCTGGAGAAGCAGAATTCCATCAGGCAGTGAAGGAAGTTCTGGATTCCTTAAAGCTGGTGATTGACGCCAATGAGGAGAAATACCGCAAGATGGCGCTGCTGGAGCGCATTGTAGAGCCGGAGCGCATTATTTCCTTCCGTGTGCCGTGGGTAGATGACAACGGACAGGTACAGGTGAACAAGGGATACCGCGTGCAGTTCAACAGTGCGATCGGACCGTACAAGGGCGGGCTGCGTCTGCATCCGTCTGTCAACCAGGGCATTTTAAAATTCCTCGGTTTTGAGCAGGTATTTAAAAACTCCCTGACGGGACTTCCCATCGGCGGAGGTAAGGGCGGTTCCAACTTTGACCCGAAGGGCAAGTCCGACAGAGAGGTGATGGCATTCTGCCAGAGCTTCATGACGGAGCTTTTCAAATACATCGGGGCCGACCAGGATGTACCGGCAGGCGACATCGGTGTAGGTGCAAGGGAGATCGGATATCTGTACGGACAGTATAAGCGTCTGACCGGCCTGTATGAGGGCGTTCTGACCGGCAAGGGCTTAAATTACGGCGGGTCCCTGGTGAGGACCCAGGCTACCGGTTACGGCCTGGTGTATATCCTGGACGAGATGTTGAAGCACAACGGTAAGGAGCTGGCTGGCAAAACGGTTGTCATCTCCGGTTCTGGTAACGTGGCGATCTATGCTACCGAGAAAGCACAGCAGCTTGGCGCGAAGGTTGTGGCGCTGAGCGACTCCAACGGTTATATCTATGACAAGGACGGCATTAACCTGGATGTGGTCAAGGAGATCAAGGAAGTACGTCGCGGACGGATCAAAGAGTATGTGGATGCTGTTCCGGGAGCAGTCTATACGGATGGCAGAGGCATCTGGACGGTGCCCTGTGATATCGCGCTGCCATGTGCTACCCAGAATGAGCTGAACTTAGACGATGCAAAGACGCTGAAAGCAAACGGCTGCTTCGCAGTGGCAGAAGGCGCCAATATGCCGACCACCAGAGAAGCTACCGAGTTCATTCAGGCAAACGGTATGCTGTTCATGCCGGGTAAGGCTGCCAACGCAGGCGGCGTAGCTACCTCCGCGCTGGAGATGAGCCAGAACAGCCAGAGGCTTTCCTGGACTGCGGAAGAAGTGGACGCAAAGCTGAAGGGTATCATGGGGAATATCTTTGCAAAAGCGGATGATGCAGCAAGACGCTATGGCGTGGAAGGCAACTACGTAGCTGGCGCCAATATCGCAGGCTTTGAAAAAGTTGTGGATGCGATGATGGCACAGGGAGTTGTATAA
- a CDS encoding ABC-F family ATP-binding cassette domain-containing protein: MSLVTIEHLTKSYTERLLFDDTAFSLNEGEKVGLIGINGTGKSTLLKIVAGLEEPDGGSVVRRRNLYIRYLPQIPEFTDGDSVLDSIVRDNQAEPHFTSREEMEASAKTILTQLGIYDFDAKVETLSGGQRKRVALTSVLLSTADLLVLDEPTNHLDSEMADWLEDYLKKFRGALLMITHDRYFLDSVTNRIVELDKGKLYSYQTNYEGFVKLKAERMDMAEATERKRQSILKTELEWMQRGARARSTKQKAHIQRYEALRDMDAPELDKQVELESVSSRLGRTTVEVENLCKSYGDKVLLKDFSYIFLKNDRIGIIGPNGSGKSTLMKMIAGWVEPDSGIINIGQTVKMGYFSQENEAMDESLKVIDYIKNVAEYVQTRDGSVSASQMLERFLFPASVQYTAISRLSGGEKRRLYLLRILMDAPNVLLLDEPTNDLDIQTLTILEDYLDSFQGIVIAVSHDRYFLDRMVRRIFAFEGGGAVAQYEGGFTDYQVAYSQKHPEAAESGPSRSGLRGTDGGKNGAKGSGELAESGENASSQDWRVHQKKLKFSYKEQREWDTIEADIAALEDAVAGLDDQIAESATNYGKLNQLMAEKAEKEAQLEEKMERWMYLNELAEQIAAQS, translated from the coding sequence ATGAGTCTGGTTACGATAGAACATCTGACAAAATCATATACAGAGCGTTTGTTATTTGATGATACGGCATTCAGCCTCAACGAGGGGGAAAAGGTCGGCCTGATCGGGATCAACGGTACGGGGAAATCTACCCTGTTAAAGATCGTTGCAGGGCTGGAGGAGCCGGACGGGGGAAGCGTGGTGCGCAGAAGGAATCTCTATATCCGGTATCTGCCGCAGATCCCGGAGTTTACAGATGGGGACTCGGTGCTTGACAGTATTGTGCGGGACAATCAGGCGGAGCCGCATTTTACCTCCCGGGAGGAGATGGAGGCAAGTGCGAAGACGATCTTGACGCAGCTTGGTATCTACGACTTTGATGCAAAGGTAGAGACGCTTTCGGGAGGACAGAGGAAGCGGGTGGCGTTGACCAGCGTACTGCTTTCCACCGCAGATCTGTTGGTCTTGGACGAGCCGACCAACCATTTGGACAGTGAGATGGCGGATTGGCTGGAGGACTATTTGAAAAAGTTCCGGGGAGCTTTGCTTATGATCACTCATGACCGGTATTTCCTGGACAGCGTGACCAACAGGATCGTGGAGTTGGACAAGGGAAAGCTGTACAGCTATCAGACGAATTATGAAGGGTTTGTTAAGCTTAAAGCAGAGCGGATGGATATGGCGGAGGCGACGGAGCGGAAGCGCCAGTCTATCTTAAAGACAGAGCTGGAGTGGATGCAGCGCGGCGCCCGCGCCCGTTCTACCAAGCAGAAGGCACATATCCAGCGGTATGAGGCGCTGCGGGATATGGATGCGCCGGAGCTTGATAAACAGGTGGAACTGGAGTCTGTCTCAAGCCGTCTCGGAAGGACGACGGTGGAGGTGGAAAACCTCTGCAAGTCCTATGGGGACAAGGTGCTGCTCAAGGATTTCTCTTATATTTTCCTGAAAAATGACAGGATTGGGATCATTGGTCCGAACGGCAGCGGGAAATCCACTCTGATGAAGATGATCGCCGGATGGGTGGAGCCGGATTCGGGGATCATCAACATCGGACAGACTGTTAAGATGGGGTATTTTTCCCAGGAAAATGAGGCCATGGACGAGAGCCTTAAGGTCATCGATTATATTAAGAATGTGGCGGAATATGTACAGACCAGGGACGGCAGCGTCAGCGCCTCCCAGATGCTGGAGCGGTTCTTGTTTCCGGCCAGCGTACAGTATACTGCGATCAGCAGGCTGTCCGGAGGGGAGAAGCGGAGGCTGTATCTGCTGCGCATCCTGATGGACGCGCCCAATGTGCTGCTGCTTGACGAGCCGACCAATGATCTGGATATCCAGACGCTGACGATCCTGGAGGATTATCTTGACAGTTTCCAGGGGATTGTTATCGCAGTTTCCCATGACCGGTATTTTCTGGACCGGATGGTGAGGCGGATCTTTGCTTTTGAGGGCGGCGGAGCCGTGGCCCAGTATGAGGGCGGGTTTACGGACTATCAGGTGGCGTATTCGCAGAAGCATCCTGAGGCGGCGGAGAGCGGACCATCCCGCAGCGGCCTGCGGGGGACGGACGGCGGCAAAAATGGAGCCAAGGGCAGCGGAGAGCTGGCGGAATCCGGTGAGAATGCGTCTTCCCAGGACTGGCGTGTACACCAGAAGAAGCTGAAATTTTCCTATAAGGAACAGCGGGAGTGGGATACCATAGAGGCTGATATTGCCGCTCTGGAGGATGCAGTAGCGGGACTGGATGACCAGATAGCAGAGTCCGCCACGAATTATGGGAAGCTGAACCAGCTCATGGCTGAGAAGGCGGAGAAGGAAGCGCAGCTGGAAGAAAAGATGGAGCGGTGGATGTATTTAAATGAGTTGGCGGAGCAGATCGCCGCCCAGTCATGA
- a CDS encoding aspartate ammonia-lyase has protein sequence MLTRTEADSIGTMEVPAKAYYGVQSLRAKLNFNITGRPLHPAFINNLARIKKAAAYTNMAAHVLDESIGQAIVTACDEIISGKLHHQFIVDAIQGGAGTSANMNANEVIANRAIELLGGTKGDYSIVHPNDHVNMAQSTNDVIPCAGKLTIMELMPGLISELERLHRTLMDKAVEFDDVVKMGRTQLQDAVPIRLGQSFEAYAAVIARDIKRLSQTEEELRLLNIGATAVGTAINVNPIYLFHIIKNINLVCGTNCAQAEDLFDATQNLDGFVHTSGALKTCAVNLSKICNDLRLLSSGPRTGIGEINLPPKQNGSSIMPGKINPVIPEVVSQVAFLVIGNDMTVTMAAEAGQLELNAFEPVVFYSIFESIDTMTGAIRTLIDNCISGITANRKRCEQLVESSVSLATALCPYIGYKKSADIAKQSLETGIPVRELVISSHLLTEEQLKHGLDLLAMTQPGHQF, from the coding sequence ATGCTTACTCGTACCGAGGCCGATTCCATCGGCACCATGGAAGTTCCCGCCAAGGCTTATTACGGAGTCCAGAGCCTGCGTGCAAAACTCAATTTCAACATCACAGGACGCCCTCTTCACCCAGCCTTTATCAATAATCTTGCACGGATCAAAAAGGCGGCGGCCTACACCAATATGGCTGCTCATGTGCTGGATGAGTCCATCGGCCAGGCGATCGTAACTGCCTGCGACGAGATCATTTCCGGCAAGCTGCATCATCAGTTCATCGTAGATGCCATCCAGGGCGGAGCCGGCACCTCCGCCAACATGAATGCCAACGAGGTCATTGCCAACCGCGCCATCGAGCTTCTCGGCGGGACAAAAGGCGACTATTCCATCGTCCATCCCAACGATCATGTGAACATGGCCCAGTCTACCAATGATGTTATCCCCTGTGCCGGCAAACTCACCATCATGGAGCTGATGCCCGGTCTGATCAGCGAATTGGAGCGCCTGCACCGCACCCTGATGGATAAAGCTGTGGAGTTCGACGACGTAGTCAAGATGGGCCGCACTCAGCTTCAGGACGCCGTACCGATCCGTCTCGGACAGTCCTTTGAAGCCTACGCAGCCGTGATCGCCCGCGATATCAAGCGGCTTTCCCAGACAGAAGAGGAACTGCGGCTCTTAAATATCGGTGCGACTGCGGTAGGTACCGCCATTAACGTAAACCCAATTTACCTGTTCCACATTATCAAGAATATCAATCTGGTATGCGGGACCAACTGCGCCCAGGCGGAGGATTTATTTGACGCCACCCAGAACCTGGATGGATTCGTACATACCTCCGGCGCGCTGAAAACCTGTGCAGTGAACCTTTCCAAGATCTGCAACGACCTGCGGCTTTTATCCAGCGGCCCCAGGACTGGTATCGGCGAGATCAATCTACCGCCGAAGCAGAACGGTTCCTCCATCATGCCAGGCAAGATCAATCCAGTCATCCCGGAGGTAGTCAGCCAGGTAGCTTTCCTTGTTATCGGAAACGACATGACCGTCACCATGGCAGCCGAGGCGGGACAGCTGGAGCTTAACGCCTTTGAGCCTGTTGTATTTTACAGTATTTTTGAATCCATCGATACCATGACCGGAGCGATCCGGACCCTGATCGACAACTGTATTTCAGGCATCACCGCAAACCGCAAACGCTGCGAACAGCTGGTGGAATCCAGCGTATCCCTGGCGACAGCCCTCTGTCCTTATATTGGTTACAAAAAATCCGCAGACATTGCCAAGCAGTCACTGGAGACCGGTATTCCAGTGCGGGAACTGGTTATAAGCTCCCATCTGCTGACGGAAGAACAACTGAAACATGGCCTGGACCTCCTTGCCATGACACAGCCAGGACATCAATTCTAA
- a CDS encoding HPr family phosphocarrier protein has translation MITRQIDTCQRYSPVPISFLINAANSFDCEIYVKCDDSQVNVKCYDEMIRNLQTRSKSLLFFFDGRDEQAAQQKIERIFQE, from the coding sequence ATGATAACCAGACAGATTGATACTTGTCAACGGTACAGTCCAGTACCCATTTCATTTCTCATCAACGCTGCCAATTCCTTTGACTGCGAGATCTATGTCAAATGCGACGACAGTCAGGTGAATGTGAAGTGTTATGATGAGATGATCCGCAACTTACAGACGCGCAGCAAATCGCTGCTATTTTTCTTTGATGGAAGAGATGAGCAGGCTGCACAGCAAAAAATCGAAAGGATTTTTCAGGAATAA
- a CDS encoding ATP-binding cassette domain-containing protein, with the protein MISANGVTLRLGKKALFEDVNIKFTEGNCYGMIGANGAGKSTFLKILSGQLEPTNGDIVITPGQRLSFLQQDHFKYDEFPVLDTVIMGNQKLYKVMKEKDAIYMKEDFSDEDGIKAAELEGEFAEMNGWEAESDAANLLNGLGVETEYHYTLMKDLTGALKVKVLLAQALFGNPDILLLDEPTNHLDLDAIAWLEEFLINFENTVIVVSHDRYFLNKVCTNIADIDYGKIQLYAGNYDFWYESSQLMVKQMKEANRKKEEKIKELQEFIQRFSANASKSKQATSRKRALEKIELDDIRPSSRKYPYIDFRPAREIGNEVLTVDNLSKTIDGEKILDGLSFTLTREDKVALVGPNERAKTVLFQILAGEMEPDEGSYKWGLTTTQSYFPKDNSAEFNNDDTIVDWLTQYSPEKDATYVRGFLGRMLFAGEDGVKKVKVLSGGEKVRCMLSKLMISGANVLMLDEPTDHLDMESITALNNGLVKFPGVLIFSSRDHQIVQTTANRIMEIVNGQLIDKITSYDEYLESDEMARKRYVFSVSEKQEEDN; encoded by the coding sequence ATGATTAGTGCAAATGGTGTGACCCTTCGGCTGGGGAAGAAGGCATTGTTTGAGGATGTTAATATTAAGTTTACGGAGGGGAACTGCTATGGCATGATCGGTGCTAATGGCGCGGGCAAATCTACTTTTTTAAAGATTTTGTCCGGACAGCTGGAGCCGACCAACGGCGATATTGTGATCACGCCGGGGCAGCGTCTGTCCTTCCTGCAGCAGGACCATTTTAAATATGATGAATTCCCGGTCCTGGATACGGTTATCATGGGCAACCAGAAACTGTATAAGGTTATGAAAGAAAAGGACGCCATCTATATGAAGGAGGATTTCTCCGATGAGGATGGGATCAAGGCGGCAGAGCTGGAAGGCGAGTTCGCGGAGATGAATGGCTGGGAGGCTGAGTCTGACGCGGCGAACCTGTTAAATGGCCTGGGTGTTGAAACGGAGTATCATTATACCCTGATGAAAGATCTGACCGGCGCCCTGAAAGTGAAGGTATTGTTGGCACAGGCACTGTTCGGCAATCCGGATATCCTGCTTCTCGACGAGCCGACGAACCACCTGGATCTGGATGCGATCGCATGGCTGGAGGAGTTTTTGATCAACTTTGAGAATACGGTGATCGTAGTATCCCATGACCGTTATTTCCTCAATAAGGTCTGCACCAATATCGCAGATATCGACTATGGGAAGATCCAGCTCTACGCTGGTAACTATGATTTCTGGTATGAGTCCAGCCAGCTCATGGTGAAGCAGATGAAGGAAGCCAACCGGAAGAAGGAAGAGAAGATCAAGGAGCTGCAGGAGTTTATCCAGAGGTTCTCTGCCAACGCTTCCAAATCCAAACAGGCAACCTCCAGAAAGCGCGCTCTGGAAAAGATCGAACTGGATGACATCAGGCCGTCCAGCCGTAAATATCCGTACATTGATTTCCGCCCGGCCCGTGAGATCGGCAATGAGGTATTGACGGTTGATAACCTGTCCAAGACCATCGATGGTGAAAAGATCCTGGACGGTCTCAGCTTTACGCTGACCCGTGAGGATAAAGTGGCTTTGGTAGGGCCGAATGAGCGTGCCAAGACGGTTCTGTTCCAGATCCTGGCCGGTGAGATGGAACCGGATGAAGGAAGCTATAAGTGGGGGCTGACCACGACCCAGTCCTACTTCCCGAAGGACAACAGCGCGGAGTTTAACAACGATGATACGATCGTGGACTGGCTGACCCAGTATTCACCGGAGAAGGATGCGACCTATGTGCGCGGCTTCCTGGGACGTATGCTGTTTGCGGGCGAGGACGGCGTGAAGAAGGTAAAGGTCCTGTCCGGTGGTGAGAAGGTGCGCTGTATGCTTTCCAAGCTGATGATCTCCGGCGCCAATGTGCTGATGTTAGACGAGCCGACGGATCACCTGGATATGGAGTCTATCACTGCGCTGAACAATGGGCTGGTGAAGTTCCCGGGTGTTTTGATCTTCTCCTCCCGTGACCATCAGATCGTGCAGACCACAGCAAACCGGATCATGGAGATCGTCAATGGACAGCTGATCGATAAGATCACGTCTTATGATGAGTATCTGGAGAGCGATGAGATGGCGAGAAAACGTTATGTGTTCTCGGTATCTGAGAAGCAGGAAGAAGATAACTGA
- a CDS encoding DMT family transporter has translation MRYLEKHPMIMIVIGIIGISLSAIFVKYSQAPSVVTAAYRLLWTVLLMSPVVLLKKDRREELFSTDRKTVLLCGVSGVFLALHFAIWFESLKHTSVASSTTIVCTEVIWVALGFCLVMHGHLSAKSILAIAVTLFGSIIIAWSDSSSGGNHLYGDILALLAAMAVAVYTLIGRVARTTTSTTIYTYIVYLCSAVTLIAITAMQGLSLTGYGSSGIIVGLLLAVFSTILGHSIFSWCLKFLSPAFVSASKLCEPVVAALFAAALFHEIPGVLQLVGGAVILGGVIYYSRLEMNAAD, from the coding sequence ATGCGCTATTTAGAAAAACACCCTATGATCATGATTGTCATCGGTATTATCGGCATCTCTTTGTCGGCAATCTTTGTAAAGTACTCTCAGGCTCCATCTGTCGTGACGGCGGCGTACCGCCTGCTCTGGACAGTCCTCTTGATGTCGCCGGTGGTGCTGCTTAAAAAAGACCGCCGGGAAGAGCTGTTTTCCACGGATCGAAAAACCGTGCTGCTCTGCGGGGTCAGCGGTGTTTTCCTGGCGCTGCACTTTGCCATCTGGTTTGAATCCCTAAAACACACCTCTGTCGCCAGTTCCACCACGATCGTCTGCACAGAGGTCATCTGGGTGGCGCTTGGCTTCTGCCTTGTGATGCACGGGCACCTCTCGGCAAAATCCATCCTGGCTATCGCCGTCACGCTGTTTGGAAGCATCATCATTGCCTGGTCCGATTCCTCCTCCGGCGGCAATCATCTCTATGGAGATATCCTGGCGCTGCTGGCCGCCATGGCTGTGGCTGTCTACACCCTGATCGGCAGGGTGGCGCGCACCACCACATCCACGACCATTTATACCTACATTGTATATCTGTGCTCGGCTGTCACCCTGATCGCCATCACCGCCATGCAGGGGCTCTCCCTGACAGGCTATGGAAGCAGCGGGATCATAGTCGGTCTGCTGCTGGCTGTCTTCTCCACGATCCTGGGACACAGTATCTTCAGCTGGTGCTTAAAGTTCCTCTCCCCGGCCTTTGTATCTGCCTCCAAACTGTGCGAGCCGGTCGTCGCCGCTCTGTTTGCCGCAGCCCTGTTCCATGAGATCCCCGGCGTGCTCCAGTTGGTGGGAGGCGCAGTGATCCTGGGCGGAGTCATCTACTATTCGCGGCTGGAGATGAATGCCGCAGATTAA
- a CDS encoding 2-dehydropantoate 2-reductase, which produces MKEIKSTAIIGMGALGMLYADKILSAAGPQAVAFVAESDRMEKYKNMAFTVNGQPIQFPLTDRSDSKPADLVIVAVKYNALASALDTMSGCVGPDTTIISVMNGITSEEIIGDRFGSEKVIPCIAQGMDAVKFGGDLTYSKPGELRIGIRNPDNTSSQARLNELTHFLDQCGILYTVEDDILYRLWGKFMLNVGVNQTCMAFETNYGGSLAPGKAFDTMAGAMREVIALANLEGIHLTEADLDSYIELIRTLSPEGMPSMRQDAISHRLTEVEMFSGTVKNLASKHGLAVPVNDWLYKKIKELEAAY; this is translated from the coding sequence ATGAAAGAAATAAAATCCACCGCCATCATCGGTATGGGCGCGCTTGGTATGCTGTATGCAGACAAAATCCTCTCAGCCGCCGGGCCGCAGGCCGTCGCCTTCGTTGCAGAATCCGACCGGATGGAAAAGTATAAAAATATGGCTTTCACAGTCAACGGCCAGCCCATCCAGTTCCCGCTGACCGACCGCTCAGACAGCAAACCTGCCGATCTGGTCATCGTCGCTGTCAAATACAATGCGCTGGCCTCTGCACTGGATACCATGTCTGGCTGCGTAGGGCCTGACACCACCATTATTTCCGTTATGAATGGGATCACCAGTGAAGAGATCATCGGTGACCGGTTCGGCTCCGAAAAAGTGATCCCCTGCATCGCCCAGGGTATGGATGCTGTAAAATTCGGCGGGGATCTGACCTATTCAAAGCCCGGCGAACTGCGGATCGGGATCAGGAATCCGGACAACACATCCTCACAGGCACGGTTAAACGAACTGACCCATTTTCTCGACCAGTGCGGGATTTTATACACCGTAGAAGACGACATACTCTACCGGCTCTGGGGCAAATTCATGCTGAACGTAGGCGTCAATCAGACCTGCATGGCATTTGAAACCAATTACGGCGGTTCTCTCGCTCCCGGCAAAGCTTTCGATACCATGGCAGGCGCCATGCGCGAAGTCATTGCGCTGGCAAACCTGGAAGGAATCCACCTGACGGAAGCTGATCTGGACTCTTATATTGAACTGATCCGCACACTTTCCCCGGAAGGTATGCCATCCATGCGCCAGGACGCCATCTCGCACCGGCTCACAGAGGTAGAGATGTTCTCCGGTACCGTAAAAAACCTCGCATCAAAACACGGACTGGCTGTTCCGGTCAATGACTGGCTGTATAAAAAGATCAAGGAGCTGGAAGCGGCATATTGA
- the sdaAA gene encoding L-serine ammonia-lyase, iron-sulfur-dependent, subunit alpha gives MDFKNARELIKVCSENQLKISEVMRLRECELAETTADKIECRMERVLEIMKESAVTPIKNPGRSMGGLIGGEAKKLSVHHSEGKDICGTVLGRGIAYAMAVLEVNSSMGLIVAAPTAGSSGIVPGLLLALQKEYDIADKNVIDALFNAGAIGYLAMRNATVAGAVGGCQAEVGVASAMAASAAVELMGGTPQQSLDAASTVLMNMLGLVCDPVGGLVEYPCQNRNAAGVANALIAAEMALAGIPQLIPFDEMMNTMYSVGKKLPAELRETALGGCAATPTGCQFCPMGG, from the coding sequence ATGGATTTTAAGAATGCCAGAGAACTTATAAAGGTCTGCAGCGAGAATCAGTTGAAAATATCAGAGGTCATGAGACTGAGGGAATGTGAGTTGGCGGAGACTACGGCTGATAAGATTGAATGCCGGATGGAGCGCGTACTTGAGATCATGAAGGAATCCGCCGTCACACCAATAAAAAATCCGGGTAGATCCATGGGAGGATTGATCGGCGGCGAGGCGAAGAAGCTGAGTGTACATCACAGTGAGGGAAAAGATATCTGTGGTACTGTGCTGGGCAGGGGAATCGCCTATGCGATGGCTGTGCTGGAGGTCAATTCCTCCATGGGCCTGATCGTGGCGGCGCCTACAGCCGGGTCGTCGGGGATCGTACCGGGGCTTTTGCTGGCTCTTCAGAAGGAATATGATATTGCGGATAAGAATGTGATCGACGCTCTGTTTAATGCAGGCGCGATCGGTTATCTCGCCATGCGCAATGCGACGGTGGCGGGGGCGGTAGGCGGCTGCCAGGCAGAGGTGGGCGTGGCTTCCGCCATGGCTGCTTCAGCGGCAGTGGAGCTGATGGGAGGCACCCCGCAGCAGAGTCTGGATGCTGCCTCTACGGTCCTGATGAACATGCTTGGTCTGGTCTGTGATCCGGTTGGCGGCCTTGTGGAGTATCCATGCCAGAACCGCAACGCGGCAGGCGTAGCCAATGCGCTGATCGCGGCGGAGATGGCATTGGCAGGTATTCCTCAGCTGATCCCATTTGATGAGATGATGAATACCATGTATTCGGTAGGGAAAAAGCTTCCAGCTGAACTGCGGGAAACTGCGCTGGGGGGCTGTGCGGCAACACCTACGGGATGCCAGTTCTGTCCGATGGGAGGTTAA
- the sdaAB gene encoding L-serine ammonia-lyase, iron-sulfur-dependent subunit beta — MAFISVFDVLGPNMIGPSSSHTAGACVIAYLAQKMINGPLKKVEFTLYGSFAKTYRGHGTDRALLGGIMGFSTDDIRIRDSFQIAKEQGLEFAFTVNEEETEIHPNTVDIRMTNEAGQVMTVRGESLGGGKVRIVRINKVKVDFTGEYSAAIVIHQDKPGVVAHITRCLSDRNVNIAFMRLFREAKGYTAYTIVESDDRLPVDVAERLKENPNVHDVMIVQN; from the coding sequence ATGGCATTTATCAGTGTTTTTGATGTTTTGGGACCGAATATGATCGGGCCTTCCAGTTCCCATACGGCTGGTGCGTGTGTGATCGCGTATCTTGCCCAGAAAATGATAAACGGGCCGCTCAAGAAGGTGGAATTTACGCTGTATGGTTCTTTTGCAAAAACTTACCGGGGACACGGTACAGACCGGGCGCTTCTGGGCGGCATCATGGGATTTTCTACAGACGATATCAGGATCCGTGATTCTTTCCAGATTGCAAAGGAGCAGGGGCTGGAATTTGCTTTTACGGTAAATGAGGAGGAGACAGAGATCCACCCGAATACGGTGGATATCAGGATGACCAATGAGGCCGGACAGGTTATGACCGTGCGGGGTGAGTCCCTGGGCGGCGGCAAGGTCCGGATCGTGCGGATCAACAAGGTCAAGGTGGACTTTACAGGGGAGTACAGCGCTGCGATCGTGATCCATCAGGACAAGCCTGGCGTGGTAGCGCATATCACAAGATGCTTGAGCGACCGGAACGTAAATATCGCGTTTATGAGACTGTTCCGGGAGGCGAAAGGGTATACGGCGTATACGATCGTGGAGTCGGATGACCGGCTGCCGGTGGATGTGGCTGAAAGGCTTAAGGAAAACCCCAATGTACATGATGTGATGATCGTTCAGAATTAG
- a CDS encoding LysR family transcriptional regulator has translation MEIRQLITFVKIVQMESFSQAAADLGYSQSAVTVQIRLLEEELNTRLFDRLGKRISLTAQGQHFLTYAYNILNEVNRAKLSLEDESELTNPLHIGTIESLCFSKFPPILHYFREHHPKVAVRVTTASPEELIEMMEHNQLDLIYILDEPRYNNNWHKAMECREEVVFVSSTSFPLSDRKHLHLEELLSEPFFLTEKNANYRRALDQYLASKEMILSPFLEISNTEFIIKMIQENRGLSLLPRFAVEESAGQDQLAILDVEDFHTSMYRQIFYHKDKWKTKEMDEFIRLAKEDMGK, from the coding sequence ATGGAGATCCGCCAGCTTATCACCTTTGTCAAAATCGTTCAGATGGAGAGCTTTTCTCAGGCCGCCGCGGATCTGGGTTACTCGCAGTCCGCAGTGACCGTACAGATCCGCCTCCTGGAGGAAGAACTGAACACCCGCCTGTTTGACCGTCTGGGGAAACGGATCTCCCTGACTGCCCAGGGACAGCACTTCCTCACCTACGCTTACAATATCCTCAATGAGGTCAACAGAGCGAAACTGTCCCTTGAAGATGAATCAGAACTGACCAATCCGCTCCATATTGGCACCATAGAATCCCTTTGCTTTTCCAAATTTCCGCCCATCCTTCATTATTTCCGGGAACATCATCCAAAGGTTGCGGTCCGCGTCACCACTGCATCCCCGGAGGAACTGATCGAGATGATGGAACACAACCAGCTTGACCTGATCTACATCCTGGATGAACCGCGCTATAACAATAACTGGCATAAGGCAATGGAATGCAGGGAAGAAGTGGTCTTTGTCTCTTCAACGAGTTTTCCCCTATCGGACAGGAAACATCTTCATCTGGAAGAGCTGTTGAGCGAGCCGTTTTTCCTGACGGAGAAAAATGCCAATTACCGCCGCGCCCTGGACCAGTATCTTGCTTCCAAAGAGATGATCCTCTCTCCCTTCTTAGAGATCAGCAATACAGAATTTATCATAAAAATGATACAGGAAAACCGCGGCCTTTCCCTCCTGCCCCGCTTTGCCGTGGAAGAGAGCGCCGGACAGGATCAGCTCGCAATACTGGATGTGGAAGATTTTCACACCTCCATGTACCGGCAGATCTTCTATCATAAAGATAAATGGAAAACAAAAGAAATGGATGAATTTATCCGTCTGGCAAAAGAAGACATGGGCAAATGA